In Micromonospora sp. WMMA1363, a genomic segment contains:
- a CDS encoding ATP-dependent Clp protease proteolytic subunit, with the protein MIKMLDGGQRSFGDQVFERLLKEGIIFLGTEVTDESANRICAQILLLAAEEPDRDITLYINSPGGSVSAGMAVYDTMRFVRNDVATLALGLAGSMGQFLLCAGTTGKRYALPHSRIMMHQPSGGMGGTAADITIQAENMLHVKRTMQELIAGHSGRTLDEVQRDWDRDRWFTAEQARQYGLVDHVISRAEQLSAA; encoded by the coding sequence ATGATCAAGATGTTGGACGGCGGGCAGCGCAGCTTCGGCGACCAGGTGTTCGAACGGCTGTTGAAGGAAGGAATCATCTTTCTCGGCACCGAGGTCACCGACGAGTCGGCCAACCGGATCTGCGCCCAGATCCTGCTGCTGGCGGCGGAGGAGCCGGACCGGGACATCACCCTCTACATCAACTCGCCGGGCGGCTCGGTCAGCGCGGGAATGGCGGTGTACGACACGATGCGCTTCGTCCGCAACGACGTGGCCACCCTCGCGCTGGGGCTGGCCGGCTCGATGGGGCAGTTCCTGCTCTGCGCCGGGACGACGGGCAAGCGGTACGCGCTGCCGCACTCGCGGATCATGATGCACCAGCCGTCGGGCGGGATGGGTGGCACCGCCGCGGACATCACCATCCAGGCGGAGAACATGCTTCACGTGAAGCGGACCATGCAGGAGCTGATTGCCGGACACAGCGGACGCACCCTGGACGAGGTCCAGCGGGACTGGGACCGGGACCGCTGGTTCACCGCCGAACAGGCCCGCCAGTACGGCCTCGTCGACCATGTGATCAGCCGGGCCGAGCAGCTCTCGGCGGCGTGA
- a CDS encoding helix-turn-helix transcriptional regulator — protein sequence MSLLRRVIGGVLRRLRQRQGLTLREVAAAAGVSVPYLSEIERGRKEASSEILAAVCRALGIHLSELLEEARDDLRRVERGERVGHGPRPNQSDRVPVARATSGEPRPRFGFHTDGPTACGFRSVTTIDSLPLPATTHGSWPLRAMSPERPLHVGATPDMIGPRLADGPARAGSPLGTSGLRVRLIAAAPAGRPVARTTGALARRRARTGRRRLAAR from the coding sequence ATGTCCTTGCTGCGACGAGTGATCGGCGGCGTGCTGCGCCGGCTACGCCAGCGGCAGGGCCTCACACTGCGTGAGGTCGCCGCCGCCGCCGGAGTCTCGGTGCCCTATCTGTCCGAGATCGAACGCGGGCGCAAGGAAGCCTCGTCCGAGATCCTGGCGGCGGTCTGCCGGGCGCTGGGGATCCACCTGTCCGAGCTGCTGGAGGAGGCACGTGACGACCTCCGCCGCGTTGAACGGGGTGAGCGGGTGGGGCACGGACCCCGGCCGAACCAGTCCGACCGGGTGCCGGTCGCACGTGCCACGTCAGGTGAGCCGCGGCCACGGTTCGGGTTCCACACCGACGGCCCGACGGCGTGCGGATTCCGCTCGGTGACCACCATCGACTCGTTGCCCCTCCCGGCGACCACTCACGGCTCGTGGCCCCTCCGGGCGATGTCCCCCGAGCGGCCGCTTCACGTCGGCGCCACCCCGGACATGATCGGGCCCCGCCTCGCCGACGGGCCGGCCCGGGCCGGTTCACCGCTCGGTACGAGCGGGCTGCGGGTCCGGCTGATCGCTGCCGCGCCGGCCGGTCGCCCCGTCGCGCGGACCACCGGGGCGCTGGCGCGGCGGCGGGCCCGGACGGGCCGGCGTAGGCTCGCCGCACGCTAG
- a CDS encoding potassium channel family protein, with protein sequence MIHFPAQRRDPLSALSLRLAAALGLVLASVAVVWFDRSGYRDANNEGELSLLDCFYYVVVSLSTTGYGDITPVSESARLVNVLYITPARVIFLIILVGTTLEVLTEQYRTGRRLSRWRRSVKDHVIICGYGTKGRSAVSALLENGFEKHRIVVVERSGAALRQATSAGLVAIEGSATRSATLNEAHVRTAKAVIIATDSDDASVLVALTVRQLTAGQVRIIAAAREAENAPLLRQSGAHHVIVSSATAGRLLGLSTSAPPLIDVVEDLLTPGQGMALAMRSAERHEVGRSPRELDTLVIALVRRGKVVTLADKAGAMIETGDMLVHVRDDRPTSAPVP encoded by the coding sequence GTGATCCACTTTCCGGCGCAACGGCGCGACCCGCTCAGTGCGCTGAGTCTCCGGCTGGCCGCCGCGCTGGGTCTCGTCCTCGCCAGCGTCGCGGTGGTCTGGTTCGACCGGAGCGGCTACCGGGACGCCAACAACGAGGGCGAGCTGAGCCTGCTCGACTGCTTCTACTACGTGGTGGTTTCCCTCTCCACCACGGGATACGGCGACATCACGCCGGTCTCCGAGTCGGCCCGGCTGGTCAACGTCCTCTACATCACCCCGGCCCGGGTGATCTTCTTGATCATTCTCGTCGGCACCACCCTGGAAGTACTGACCGAGCAGTACCGGACCGGCCGCCGCCTGTCACGGTGGAGGAGAAGCGTGAAGGACCACGTCATCATCTGCGGCTACGGCACCAAGGGCCGCAGTGCGGTCTCCGCCCTGCTGGAGAACGGCTTCGAGAAGCACCGGATCGTCGTGGTCGAACGCAGCGGTGCCGCGCTGCGGCAAGCCACCTCGGCCGGTCTGGTGGCGATCGAGGGGTCGGCAACCCGCTCGGCGACCCTCAACGAGGCGCACGTCCGTACCGCAAAGGCGGTGATCATAGCGACCGACAGTGACGACGCGTCGGTCCTGGTGGCGCTGACCGTCCGGCAGCTCACCGCCGGGCAGGTACGGATCATCGCGGCCGCCCGGGAGGCGGAGAACGCCCCGCTGCTCAGGCAGAGCGGTGCCCACCACGTGATCGTGTCGTCGGCGACCGCGGGTCGGCTGCTCGGCCTGTCCACCTCGGCGCCGCCACTGATCGACGTCGTGGAGGACCTGCTCACCCCTGGCCAGGGCATGGCGCTGGCGATGCGGTCGGCGGAGCGACATGAGGTGGGCAGGTCGCCACGTGAGCTGGACACGCTGGTCATCGCCCTGGTCCGCAGGGGCAAGGTGGTCACCCTGGCCGACAAGGCGGGCGCGATGATCGAGACCGGCGACATGCTCGTGCACGTCCGTGACGATCGCCCGACGTCGGCTCCCGTACCCTGA
- a CDS encoding 2-oxoacid:ferredoxin oxidoreductase subunit beta: MSEPVALKLTAKDFKSDQEVRWCPGCGDYAILAAVQGFMPELNIPRERIVFVSGIGCSSRFPYYMDTYGMHSIHGRAPAIATGLSATRPDLSVWVVTGDGDALSIGGNHLIHALRRNVNFKILLFNNRIYGLTKGQYSPTSEAGKITKSTPVGSADAPFNPLSLALGAEATFVARTIDSDRKHLQSVLRTAAEHEGSAFVEIYQNCNIFNDGAFDQLKQPATRDDHLIRLEHGQPITFGKDGQFCVVHPPGGFGLEVRETADTPAEEIVVHDTTVVDPAYAFALSRLPGLDLRNTPIGVFRSVQRPSYDSVVRSQLDAARATVTETPEQQLASLLNSGDTWTIG, from the coding sequence ATGTCTGAGCCCGTCGCCCTCAAGCTCACCGCGAAGGACTTCAAGTCCGACCAGGAGGTGCGCTGGTGTCCCGGCTGCGGTGACTACGCGATCCTCGCCGCCGTTCAGGGCTTCATGCCGGAGCTGAACATCCCCCGCGAGCGGATCGTCTTCGTCTCCGGGATCGGCTGCTCGTCGCGCTTCCCGTACTACATGGACACCTACGGTATGCACTCGATCCACGGTCGGGCCCCGGCGATCGCCACCGGCTTGTCCGCCACCCGGCCCGACCTGTCGGTCTGGGTGGTGACCGGGGACGGCGACGCGCTGTCCATCGGTGGGAACCACCTGATCCACGCCCTGCGCCGCAACGTCAACTTCAAGATCCTGCTGTTCAACAACCGGATCTACGGCCTGACCAAGGGGCAGTACTCACCGACGTCGGAGGCGGGCAAGATCACCAAGTCGACTCCGGTCGGCTCGGCCGACGCGCCGTTCAACCCGCTGTCGCTGGCGCTCGGGGCCGAGGCGACCTTCGTCGCCCGCACGATCGATTCGGACCGCAAGCACCTTCAGTCGGTCCTGCGGACCGCCGCCGAACACGAGGGCTCCGCGTTCGTGGAGATCTACCAGAATTGCAACATCTTCAACGATGGGGCGTTCGACCAGCTCAAGCAGCCGGCCACCCGAGACGATCACTTGATTCGGTTGGAGCACGGTCAACCGATCACGTTCGGCAAGGACGGGCAGTTCTGCGTCGTCCACCCGCCCGGCGGCTTCGGCTTGGAGGTCCGCGAAACCGCGGACACTCCGGCCGAGGAGATCGTCGTGCACGACACCACGGTCGTCGACCCGGCGTACGCCTTCGCGCTATCCCGGCTGCCTGGCCTGGATCTCCGGAACACCCCGATCGGCGTGTTCCGGTCGGTCCAGCGCCCGTCCTACGACAGCGTCGTGCGAAGTCAGCTCGACGCCGCCCGGGCGACGGTCACCGAGACCCCGGAGCAGCAGCTCGCCAGCCTGCTGAACAGCGGCGACACCTGGACGATCGGCTGA
- a CDS encoding 2-oxoacid:acceptor oxidoreductase subunit alpha, translating into MTKQIRQLDRVVIRFAGDSGDGMQLTGDRFTSETAQLGNDISTLPNFPAEIRAPAGTLPGVSSFQVHFADYDILTPGDAPNVLVAMNPAALKANLADLPRGADIIVNTDEFTKRNLAKVGYQTNPLDDDSLAGYVVHPVALTSMTIGSLAEHEVSKKDAERAKNMFALGLLSWMYSRPYESTLRFLERKFAARPELVAANVAAFKAGWNFGETTEDFAVRYEVKPARMQPGTYRNITGNTALSLGLVAAGVRSGLPVFLGAYPITPASDILHELSKHKRFGVLTMQAEDEIAAIGAALGASYGGALGVTTTSGPGVALKGETISLAVALELPLVIVDVQRAGPSTGMPTKTEQADLNMALYGRHGEAPIAVVAPRSPADCFHAALEAARIALTYRTPVILLSDNYVANGSEPWLLPDVESLPDLRIEFATQPNGEDGTTFLPYLRDPETLARPWAVPGTPGLEHRIGGLEKADKTGDISYDPANHDLMVRTRAARIEAIPVPDVEVEDPDGDARVLVLGWGSTYGPIGAACRALRQRGLAIAQAHLRHLAPMPANLGEVLRSYDRVVIPEMNLGQLAHVVRARYLVDAIGYNQVRGLPFTANELETMLEEVLKNV; encoded by the coding sequence GTGACCAAGCAGATCCGTCAGCTGGACCGGGTGGTCATCCGTTTCGCCGGGGACTCCGGCGACGGCATGCAGTTGACCGGCGACCGGTTCACCTCCGAAACCGCCCAGCTCGGCAACGACATCTCCACGTTGCCGAACTTCCCGGCCGAGATCCGCGCCCCCGCCGGCACCCTCCCGGGCGTGTCGAGCTTCCAGGTGCACTTCGCCGACTACGACATCCTCACCCCCGGCGACGCGCCGAACGTGCTGGTGGCGATGAACCCGGCTGCGCTCAAGGCGAACCTCGCCGACCTGCCGCGCGGAGCCGACATCATCGTCAACACCGACGAGTTCACCAAGCGTAACCTGGCCAAGGTCGGCTACCAGACCAACCCGCTCGACGACGACTCGCTCGCCGGCTACGTGGTCCACCCGGTGGCACTGACCTCGATGACCATCGGCTCGCTGGCGGAACACGAGGTGTCCAAGAAGGATGCTGAGCGAGCTAAGAACATGTTCGCGCTCGGCCTGCTGAGCTGGATGTACTCCCGGCCGTACGAGTCGACACTGCGATTCCTGGAACGCAAGTTCGCAGCCCGCCCGGAGTTGGTCGCGGCCAACGTCGCCGCGTTCAAGGCCGGTTGGAACTTCGGCGAGACGACCGAGGACTTCGCCGTCCGGTACGAGGTCAAGCCGGCGCGGATGCAGCCCGGCACCTACCGGAACATCACCGGCAACACGGCGCTGTCACTCGGCCTGGTGGCCGCCGGAGTCCGGTCCGGGCTGCCGGTCTTCCTTGGGGCGTACCCGATCACGCCGGCGTCGGACATCCTGCACGAGCTGAGCAAGCACAAGCGGTTCGGCGTACTCACCATGCAGGCCGAGGACGAGATCGCCGCGATCGGCGCGGCACTCGGCGCGTCGTACGGTGGAGCGCTCGGCGTCACCACCACCAGCGGCCCCGGCGTCGCGTTGAAGGGTGAGACGATCTCGCTCGCGGTAGCCCTGGAGCTGCCGCTGGTCATCGTCGACGTGCAGCGGGCCGGGCCGTCGACGGGTATGCCGACCAAGACCGAACAGGCCGATCTGAACATGGCGCTCTACGGCCGGCACGGCGAGGCCCCGATCGCCGTGGTCGCCCCGAGGTCCCCGGCGGACTGTTTCCACGCGGCGCTGGAGGCGGCGCGGATCGCGCTGACCTACCGCACGCCGGTGATCCTGTTGTCCGACAACTACGTCGCCAACGGCTCCGAGCCGTGGCTCCTGCCTGACGTCGAGTCCCTGCCGGACCTGCGGATCGAGTTCGCGACGCAACCAAACGGCGAGGACGGCACGACCTTCCTGCCGTACCTACGGGATCCGGAGACCCTGGCCCGGCCGTGGGCTGTCCCCGGCACGCCGGGCCTGGAGCACCGGATCGGCGGTCTGGAGAAGGCCGACAAGACCGGCGACATCTCGTACGACCCGGCCAACCACGACCTCATGGTGCGCACACGCGCCGCCCGGATCGAGGCGATCCCGGTGCCGGACGTCGAGGTCGAGGACCCGGATGGCGACGCCCGGGTGCTGGTGCTCGGCTGGGGCTCGACGTACGGGCCGATCGGCGCTGCCTGTCGAGCACTGCGCCAGCGCGGGCTCGCTATCGCCCAGGCGCACCTGCGGCATCTCGCCCCGATGCCGGCGAACCTCGGCGAGGTGCTGCGGTCCTACGACCGGGTGGTCATCCCCGAGATGAACCTCGGTCAGCTCGCGCACGTGGTCCGCGCTCGGTACCTGGTCGACGCGATCGGCTACAACCAGGTCCGGGGCCTGCCGTTCACGGCGAACGAGCTGGAGACGATGCTGGAAGAGGTCCTGAAGAATGTCTGA
- the ndhC gene encoding NADH-quinone oxidoreductase subunit A translates to MTGYLGSYATLGLLLLAGVLFFAAAFSANRVLRPTSPAEPAGKRASYECGLDPVGADWAQMQIRYYVYAYLYVLFAVEAVFLFPWAVVFDRPGFGLVTVVEMAVFVAVLALGILYAWRKNILRWT, encoded by the coding sequence GTGACCGGTTACCTGGGCTCGTACGCGACGCTCGGGCTGCTGCTCCTCGCCGGCGTCCTCTTCTTCGCTGCTGCGTTCTCGGCCAACCGGGTGTTACGTCCCACCAGCCCGGCCGAGCCGGCCGGCAAGCGGGCCAGCTACGAATGCGGCCTCGATCCGGTCGGCGCCGACTGGGCCCAGATGCAGATCCGTTACTACGTTTACGCGTACCTCTACGTGTTGTTCGCCGTCGAGGCGGTGTTCCTCTTCCCCTGGGCGGTGGTGTTCGACCGGCCCGGCTTCGGTTTGGTCACCGTCGTCGAGATGGCTGTCTTCGTGGCGGTACTGGCGCTGGGCATCCTCTACGCCTGGCGGAAGAACATCCTGCGCTGGACCTGA
- the folP gene encoding dihydropteroate synthase, producing MAGELRLGGRSFDPGELVIMAIVNRTPDSFFDRGATFTQDSALRAVERAMTDGADIIDIGGVKAGPGAVVDVAEEIRRTVDTIAAVRAAFPDVVISIDTWRAEVALEAVAAGADLLNDTWSGADPTLAQVAAKTGAGLVCSHAGGLAPRTRPHRAAFDDVVADVVATVTALAERAVALGVRRDGILIDPAHDFGKNTRHSLETTRRLDELSGSGWPLLVALSNKDFIGETLDLPVSERLEGTLAATAISAWLGARVFRAHQVRPTRRVLDMVASIRGDRPPTLTRRGLA from the coding sequence ATGGCGGGCGAGCTTCGGCTCGGCGGGCGGTCGTTCGACCCTGGCGAGTTGGTGATCATGGCGATCGTCAACCGCACGCCGGACTCCTTCTTCGACCGGGGCGCGACGTTCACCCAGGACAGCGCGCTGCGCGCCGTGGAACGCGCGATGACCGACGGCGCCGACATCATCGACATCGGCGGAGTCAAGGCTGGCCCCGGGGCCGTCGTCGACGTGGCCGAGGAGATCCGCCGCACCGTCGACACCATCGCCGCCGTCCGGGCCGCCTTCCCCGACGTGGTCATCTCGATCGACACCTGGCGGGCCGAGGTGGCGCTGGAGGCCGTCGCCGCGGGGGCCGACCTGCTGAACGACACGTGGTCGGGCGCCGACCCGACGCTGGCCCAGGTGGCCGCGAAGACCGGTGCCGGGCTGGTCTGCTCACACGCCGGCGGACTGGCACCGCGCACTCGGCCGCACCGGGCCGCCTTCGACGACGTGGTGGCCGACGTGGTCGCGACGGTGACCGCGCTCGCCGAACGAGCGGTCGCGCTGGGCGTACGGCGGGATGGGATCCTCATCGATCCGGCTCACGACTTCGGCAAGAACACCCGTCACTCGTTGGAGACCACCCGGCGGCTGGACGAACTCTCCGGGTCCGGATGGCCACTGCTGGTCGCCCTGTCGAACAAGGACTTCATCGGCGAGACGCTGGACCTGCCAGTCTCCGAGCGGTTGGAAGGCACGCTCGCGGCCACCGCGATCTCGGCGTGGCTCGGCGCGCGGGTGTTCCGCGCACACCAGGTCCGGCCGACCCGTCGCGTGCTCGACATGGTGGCCTCGATCCGGGGTGACCGCCCGCCGACGCTGACCCGACGCGGGTTGGCCTGA
- a CDS encoding DivIVA domain-containing protein, giving the protein MGQVLLLLVVALTVAAVVFGVTVLVSGRDPGLVPAEPDGTAVPLPGTRPLRESDLGEVRFDTALRGYRMAQVDQAMRRAAYDIGYKSELIEVLEAEVVALREGRTDDAEALRSARERAVGARPAQADPPPGVPEDDPTPPAGADDVQLSAPGTDSQTGTPTGGADRPGTPTAESPADSADRAGSTTAGSAEIPPAPTGGTAQASADGESGDAADEPERPDGRPADAAGDAPSSSGDSGTEADRGAGQVGERGPVVRSEST; this is encoded by the coding sequence ATGGGTCAGGTTCTGCTCCTGCTGGTCGTGGCGCTGACCGTCGCGGCGGTCGTGTTCGGGGTGACGGTGCTGGTGTCCGGTCGGGATCCGGGGCTCGTGCCGGCGGAGCCGGACGGGACGGCGGTGCCGCTGCCCGGCACCCGCCCCCTACGGGAGTCGGACCTCGGTGAGGTCCGGTTCGACACGGCCCTGCGCGGGTACCGGATGGCCCAGGTCGACCAGGCGATGCGCCGGGCGGCGTACGACATCGGATACAAGTCGGAGTTGATCGAGGTGCTGGAGGCGGAGGTCGTGGCGTTGCGCGAGGGACGCACCGACGACGCAGAAGCGCTGCGCAGCGCGCGCGAGCGGGCCGTCGGCGCGCGGCCGGCGCAGGCCGACCCACCGCCCGGCGTCCCGGAGGACGACCCGACACCGCCCGCAGGTGCGGACGACGTCCAGCTCTCGGCTCCCGGCACGGACAGCCAGACCGGCACCCCGACAGGCGGAGCCGACCGGCCCGGCACCCCGACGGCCGAATCCCCTGCCGACAGCGCGGACCGCGCCGGCTCCACCACCGCCGGCTCCGCGGAGATCCCGCCCGCCCCGACCGGCGGGACGGCCCAGGCCAGCGCGGACGGCGAATCGGGCGACGCTGCCGATGAACCCGAGCGGCCCGACGGTCGGCCGGCAGATGCCGCCGGGGACGCCCCGTCGAGCAGCGGCGACAGCGGTACCGAGGCGGACCGGGGCGCCGGTCAGGTCGGTGAGCGCGGCCCGGTGGTGCGCTCGGAGTCGACGTGA
- a CDS encoding SRPBCC family protein, whose translation MTAADGTDDLREAAQPGAAEVTATVIVEAPADRVFAALVAWERQSDWIPFTRVRVVEGNGDEGSLVEAVTTVGPLTLHDEMRVTRVDAPYEIGVVHCGKLLRGPGVLRCTPLAGDRTQVVWHEWFHLPGGPAGRVVWPLLWPGSKVSLTQVLKRFGRMVEQGRLP comes from the coding sequence GTGACGGCGGCGGACGGCACGGACGACCTGCGCGAGGCGGCGCAACCCGGCGCGGCAGAGGTCACCGCGACCGTGATCGTCGAGGCACCCGCCGACCGGGTCTTCGCGGCGCTGGTCGCCTGGGAGCGCCAGTCGGACTGGATCCCGTTCACCCGGGTACGGGTGGTCGAGGGGAACGGCGACGAGGGCAGCCTGGTCGAGGCGGTGACCACGGTCGGACCGCTCACACTCCACGACGAGATGCGGGTCACCCGGGTGGACGCGCCGTACGAGATCGGTGTCGTGCACTGCGGGAAACTCCTGCGCGGTCCCGGCGTACTGCGATGCACCCCGTTGGCCGGCGACCGCACGCAGGTGGTCTGGCACGAGTGGTTCCACCTGCCCGGCGGGCCCGCCGGACGGGTCGTCTGGCCGCTGCTGTGGCCCGGCTCGAAGGTCAGCCTCACGCAGGTGCTCAAGCGCTTCGGGCGGATGGTGGAACAGGGGCGCCTGCCCTGA
- a CDS encoding sterol desaturase family protein, which translates to MKELPDVITWSIPAFLLLIVLERISYLIHRDDDVGYGGADTATSLAMGLGSVFADLLWKVPIAAAYALLYTLTPLRIAELWWTWPLILLAQDFCYYWSHRGHHVIRILWASHVVHHSSQRFNLSTALRQPWTSLTSWVFYIPMILAGVHPAVLAFCGSVNLLYQFWIHTERIDRLPRWYELVFNTPSHHRVHHASQGGYLDRNFGGILIVWDRLFGSFAAEQERCVYGLTKNITTHNPIRVAFHEYAAIARDVRAATNWRHRAGHLFRSPGWQPASAATPPASATIP; encoded by the coding sequence ATGAAGGAGTTACCGGACGTCATCACCTGGTCGATCCCGGCCTTCCTGCTGCTCATCGTCCTGGAGCGAATCTCGTACCTGATCCACCGCGACGACGACGTCGGCTACGGCGGAGCCGACACGGCAACCAGCCTCGCCATGGGGCTGGGCAGCGTCTTCGCCGATTTGCTCTGGAAGGTCCCGATCGCGGCCGCGTACGCGCTGCTCTACACCCTCACCCCGCTACGGATCGCCGAGCTGTGGTGGACCTGGCCGCTCATCCTGCTGGCTCAGGACTTCTGCTACTACTGGTCCCACCGGGGACACCACGTCATCCGCATCCTGTGGGCGTCGCACGTCGTGCACCACTCGTCGCAGCGATTCAACCTGTCCACCGCGCTGCGTCAGCCGTGGACCAGCCTCACCAGCTGGGTCTTCTACATCCCGATGATCCTCGCCGGGGTCCACCCCGCGGTGCTGGCGTTCTGCGGCTCGGTCAATTTGCTCTACCAGTTCTGGATCCACACCGAGCGGATCGACAGGCTGCCCCGCTGGTACGAGTTGGTCTTCAACACGCCGTCGCACCACCGGGTCCACCACGCCTCGCAGGGTGGCTATCTGGACCGCAACTTCGGCGGCATCCTGATCGTCTGGGACCGGCTCTTCGGGTCGTTCGCCGCCGAACAGGAACGCTGTGTCTACGGACTGACCAAGAACATCACCACCCACAACCCGATCCGGGTGGCGTTCCACGAGTACGCCGCCATCGCCCGTGACGTCCGCGCGGCGACGAACTGGCGGCACCGGGCCGGACACCTGTTCCGCTCGCCGGGCTGGCAACCGGCGTCGGCGGCCACACCACCCGCGTCCGCGACGATCCCCTGA
- a CDS encoding DNA-3-methyladenine glycosylase I, translated as MTDLVIGADGVPRCAWGASTPDYVVYHDTEWGRPLRGDDELYERMTLEAFQSGLSWLTILRKRRAFRGAFDGFRLESVAAYSAADVARLLADAGIVRNRAKIEAAIANARAALELPDGLSALLWSFAPPPRPARLASFAEVPGLTAESTAMAKALKKCGFRFVGPTTAYALMQATGMVDDHLAGCHVSAAGGDVMGWGP; from the coding sequence GTGACTGATCTGGTGATCGGCGCCGACGGGGTGCCCCGCTGCGCCTGGGGGGCGAGCACCCCCGACTATGTGGTCTACCACGACACCGAGTGGGGCCGACCGCTGCGCGGCGACGACGAGCTCTACGAGCGGATGACGCTGGAGGCCTTTCAGTCCGGCCTGTCCTGGCTCACCATCTTGCGGAAGCGGCGCGCGTTCCGGGGTGCCTTCGACGGATTCCGGCTCGAGTCCGTGGCCGCGTACTCCGCGGCGGACGTGGCCCGGCTGCTCGCCGACGCGGGCATCGTGCGTAACCGTGCCAAGATCGAGGCGGCGATCGCCAACGCACGCGCCGCGCTGGAGTTGCCGGATGGGCTCTCCGCGCTGCTCTGGTCGTTCGCGCCACCGCCCCGGCCGGCGCGCCTGGCCTCGTTCGCGGAGGTGCCGGGGCTGACCGCCGAGTCCACCGCGATGGCCAAGGCGTTGAAGAAGTGCGGCTTCCGCTTCGTCGGGCCGACCACGGCGTACGCGCTGATGCAGGCCACCGGCATGGTCGACGACCACCTCGCCGGCTGCCACGTGTCGGCTGCGGGAGGCGACGTGATGGGATGGGGACCATGA
- a CDS encoding enoyl-CoA hydratase-related protein has translation MTEPLLVDHTDAVVTLTLNRPTAMNSLDVTLKEALRDTLAELETDRTCRAVVLTGAGSSFCAGQDLREHVKTLESASDNPLDTVRAHYNPIAARLANLPKPVVAAVRGMAAGAGASLAFLADIRIGGPSTSFLMAFAKVGLAADTGASWTLPRLVGHAKAVELLMLAEPVRAEEASRLGLLNRLVSDDEQVLPIAQELAARLAAGPTVAYGAIKRQLSIADAGTLADALAAEAQAQSICGATADHRSATMAFVNKQKPAFDGH, from the coding sequence GTGACCGAACCGCTGCTCGTCGACCACACCGACGCCGTCGTCACCCTGACGTTGAACCGCCCGACAGCCATGAACTCGCTCGACGTGACGCTCAAGGAGGCGCTTCGGGACACCCTGGCCGAGCTGGAGACAGACCGGACCTGCCGCGCGGTGGTGCTCACCGGGGCCGGCAGCTCGTTCTGCGCCGGGCAGGACCTGCGGGAGCACGTCAAGACGCTGGAGTCGGCGAGCGACAACCCGCTGGACACCGTCCGGGCGCACTACAACCCGATCGCCGCCCGGCTGGCGAACCTGCCGAAGCCGGTCGTCGCCGCGGTCCGGGGTATGGCCGCCGGGGCGGGTGCCTCGCTGGCGTTCCTCGCCGACATCCGGATCGGCGGGCCGTCGACCAGCTTCCTGATGGCCTTCGCGAAGGTGGGGCTTGCCGCCGACACCGGCGCCTCGTGGACGCTGCCCCGGTTGGTCGGCCACGCCAAGGCTGTCGAGCTGCTGATGCTCGCCGAGCCGGTGCGCGCCGAGGAAGCCAGCCGGCTCGGCCTGCTCAACCGACTGGTGTCCGACGACGAGCAGGTACTGCCGATCGCGCAGGAGCTGGCCGCCCGACTCGCCGCCGGTCCGACCGTCGCGTACGGAGCGATCAAGCGGCAGCTCTCCATCGCCGACGCCGGCACCCTGGCCGACGCCCTCGCGGCCGAGGCGCAGGCCCAGTCGATCTGCGGTGCCACCGCCGACCACCGCTCGGCCACCATGGCCTTCGTCAACAAGCAGAAGCCAGCCTTCGACGGACACTGA